The following coding sequences are from one Anolis sagrei isolate rAnoSag1 chromosome 6, rAnoSag1.mat, whole genome shotgun sequence window:
- the MRPL10 gene encoding large ribosomal subunit protein uL10m: MAAFSNSWKGVCKLGCLPTLQHIRHGSKAVTRHWRDMNFMRQKLMAVTEYIPPKPAIPEECKPRTRFIEEENGYTRLLRRQVEETFRENKMIAVCQYNYIHGNDMVLMRHQLRKYNIHVKFFPNEIVRPFLLDSKFKNLLPLFVDRNLLMVSPEIRAQEMLRILKRMPPINLLGVYVDNAILSQQGFLNYAKLPSMVTAQGEVVGTLSLLTSQTSTILQRGPAHLASLLDQYVKQQSAEADTSKETGTPNKTEAL, from the exons ATGGCGGCTTTCAGTAACTCTTGGAAAGgcgtttgcaaacttg GTTGTCTACCTACTCTTCAGCATATCCGCCATGGCTCCAAAGCGGTCACCCGTCATTGGAGGGATATGAACTTTATGCGGCAGAAACTGATGGCAGTGACAGAATACATACCTCCAAAGCCTGCAATCCCTGAAGAATGCAAACCCCGTACAAGATTTATAGAGGAG GAAAATGGCTACACGAGGCTGTTGCGTCGACAAGTGGAGGAAACATTCCGTGAGAATAAAATGATTGCTGTTTGCCAGTACAACTACATCCATGGAAATGACATGGTACTCATGAGGCATCAGCTAAGGAAGTACAACATCCATGTTAAATTCTTCCCCAATGAG ATTGTGAGACCTTTTCTTTTGGATTCCAAGTTTAAGAACCTCCTGCCTCTTTTTGTTGACCGCAATCTTCTAATGGTGAGCCCGGAAATAAGGGCACAAGAAATGTTGAGAATCTTGAAGAGAATGCCACCAATTAACCTTTTAG GAGTTTATGTTGACAATGCAATCCTAAGCCAACAAGGTTTCCTCAACTATGCCAAGCTGCCTTCCATGGTGACGGCCCAAGGAGAAGTGGTGGGCACTCTCTCTCTCCTGACATCCCAAACCAGCACAATTTTGCAGCGTGGCCCAGCTCACTTGGCATCTTTGTTGGACCAATATGTTAAACAGCAGAGCGCTGAGGCAGATACATCAAAGGAAACAGGGACTCCTAACAAGACAGAAGCTCTTTGA